The segment TATGAGCAGATTTTGAAGGATCTCCAGAGTGCGGGGAATGCGGGTGAGTTTTATACGCCGCGTGCGGTGACTCAGTTTGCGATCGATATGGTCGATCCGAAGTTAGGGGAAAAGGTGCTTGATCCGGCGTGTGGGACGGGTGGTTTTTTGACTTATGCGTATGAGCATTTGAAGCAGCAGGCGAAGTCTACGAAGGATTTGGAGTTGGCGAAACGTAGCATTCTGGGGGTCGAGAAGAAGCAATTGCCTCATCTGCTTTGTGTGACAAATATGATGGTGCATGGGATTGAGGTTCCGACGAATGTGCGTCACGACAATACGCTGCGTAAACCGCTGCGAGATTATGGGCGTGAGGATCAGGTGGATGTGGTGGTGACGAATCCTCCGTTTGGTGGGATGGAGGAGGATGGGATTGAGCGGGGCTTTCCGAGTGAGTTTCAGACGCGGGAGACGGCGGATCTGTTTTTGGTGCTGGTGATGGAGTTGTTGAAGCCGGGAGGGAGAGCGGCGATCGTGCTTCCGGATGGGACGTTGTTTGGGGAGGGGATTAAGACTCGGATTAAGGAGAAGCTGCTGCGCGATTGTAATTTGCATACGATCGTGCGGTTGCCGAATGGGGTGTTTAGTCCTTACACCAGTATTCGCACGAATGTTTTGTTTTTTACGAAGGGGGAGCCGACGACTGAGGTTTGGTATTATGAGCATCCTTATCCGCCAGGAGCAAAGTCGTACTCGAAGACGAAGCCGATGAAGATTCAGGAGTTTGATGCTGAGAAGGCTTGGTGGAACGATCGGCAGGAGTCGGAGTTGGCTTGGAAGGTGTCGATCGAGACGATTGCGGCGAATGGTTACAACTTGGACATCAAGAACCCGAATGCGATCGCAGACAGTCATGAAGATCCATTGGTGCTGCTAAAGCAATATCAGGAGGCGGCGGCAATGGCAGATCAGGCGAGACTTGACCTCAAGACCGCACTAGAATTGTGTTTAGAGTCGTCAACGGAGTCAAGATGATTTGACTTCAGAAACAAGTTTTTGTTATCGCAAAATGTCATGAGTTATTTGATAGCACTTAGTGAGAGCCAAACGCATGAATGCAATTGAATTTCAAACCACGATTAAGGACGGAAGAATCGAAATTCCTGAGCGGTATAAGCAGGAATTTGGACAGCAAAGTAATGTAAAAGTCGTTGTTATTAAGCAAATTGAGAAGGGGGAGCCAAGAAATATTTTGGAAAAGTTGCTTGAAAATCCAATTCGTATTGAAGGTTTTGCTCCGCTAACACGAGATGAGATCTATGAGCGGTAGTCAAAATTCGCCAACTTGTTTTGTAGATTCAAACATTTGGCTATATGCTTTGATTCAAAATCAGGATGTTAAAAAGCATGAGATCGCGAATCAGCTTGTTCAATCAGGAGCCATCGTTATTAGTACGCAAGTTATTAACGAGGTTTGCATCAACTTAATTAGGAAAGCTGCTTTTTCTGAGCAGCAGATTTACGAAGTGGTAAATGCTTTCTATCAGATGTATACAGTGATAGAGCCAGGAATAGAGATTTTATTGAACGCTTCTAATCTCAGAAATAATTACCGATTGTCTTTTTGGGATAGTTTAGTTGTTGCATCGGCACTTCACGCGGAAGTCGGCATTCTGATTTCTGAAGATATGCAAAGTGGATTGGTGATTGAAGAAAAACTTGAAATCATGAATCCTTTTTTGTAAAGCGATTTTCTTAAAATTTAAGAATGGAAGTGAAGGTATATGGAAGGATTAAATGGGATGGACATGATGTTAGGAGGGTTAGCGATCGCTATTTTGGCAGGAGGGCTATTTATGCTGGTTTCGGGTGTTTGGTCTGCACGGGATAAATAAGCACAATGGATTTCAAAACTTTTCTAGAACACTTTGACACGATCGCTCAAGCACCCAACGGAATTGCAAAACTACGATCGCTCATTCTCAATTTAGCAGTGCGGGGAAAATTAGTCCCACAAAGTCCAGAAGATGAACCTGCAACCGAGCTACTAAAGCAAGTTCAAGAAATTAGAAAAGCTAAAAAGATAGCTTCAAAAAAATCAGAAAAACTAGAAATACCCGAAAACTGGAGCCTACCTGCGGGATGGGTTTGGACTTGTTTACAGGAATTAGGCGAGATTAATCCCAAAAATGATTTACCTGATGAGATGGAAGTTGGCTTTGTACCAATGACCTTAATTCCAACTGATTATAGGCAGCCTGTTGACTATGAAAAACGGCAATGGAGCGGGATTAAGAAGGGGTTCACACATTTTGCCAATGGTGATGTAGGCGTAGCAAAAATTACTCCTTGCTTTCAAAATAAAAAGTCTACCGTTTTCTCAAATCTTCCTAATCATTATGGAGCAGGAACAACTGAGCTTTTGATATTTCGTTCCTTGTTAGGAGCAATAGATCCTAGATATGTCTTGATATTTCTAAAAACTCCATCGTTTATTGACGAGGGTGTTCTTAGAATGACAGGAACAGCAGGTCAGCAACGAGTTCCTCGTGATTATTTTGCTGGCTGTGCTTTTCCACTTCCTCCTCTAGCTGAACAGAAACGGATTGTTGAGAAGGTGGATGAGTTGATGGCGTTGTGCGATCGCTACCAACAATCCCAAGAAACGCAAGACAAGCTGCGGCAAAAACTGAGGGGAAGTGCGATCGCTTCTCTCATGAATGCCGAAACCGATGAGGAATTGCAGAAAAGTTGGTCGATCGTTCGTGATAATTGGCGATCGCTCAGCCAAAAGCCGGAAGATGTGGGAGATTTACGTCGATCGATTTTGGAGTTGGCAGTAAGAGGTAAACTAACTGCTCAAGATACTACAGATCAATCTGCTTTTCTTGTAGCTAATCAAATAAAGCACAAAAAGAACCATACTACTAAATCAAAACAAGCTGAGAAAGCTGTAAACTTTCCATTTGAAATTCCGTCTAACTGGATTTGGTTGAAAATAAATGATTTTTATGATGTTTCAGGCGGAATTCAGAAAACACCTAAAAGAGCGCCTATATCCAATTATTTTCCCTATCTCCGAGTAGCTAATGTTCAAAGAGGCTACTTAGACTTAGACGAGATTGAATACTTTGAACTTCTAGATGGTGAACTTGAAAGGTGGCATCTAGAATCAGGCGA is part of the Leptolyngbya boryana PCC 6306 genome and harbors:
- a CDS encoding restriction endonuclease subunit S, with product MRGKLVPQSPEDEPATELLKQVQEIRKAKKIASKKSEKLEIPENWSLPAGWVWTCLQELGEINPKNDLPDEMEVGFVPMTLIPTDYRQPVDYEKRQWSGIKKGFTHFANGDVGVAKITPCFQNKKSTVFSNLPNHYGAGTTELLIFRSLLGAIDPRYVLIFLKTPSFIDEGVLRMTGTAGQQRVPRDYFAGCAFPLPPLAEQKRIVEKVDELMALCDRYQQSQETQDKLRQKLRGSAIASLMNAETDEELQKSWSIVRDNWRSLSQKPEDVGDLRRSILELAVRGKLTAQDTTDQSAFLVANQIKHKKNHTTKSKQAEKAVNFPFEIPSNWIWLKINDFYDVSGGIQKTPKRAPISNYFPYLRVANVQRGYLDLDEIEYFELLDGELERWHLESGDLLIVEGNGSEKEIGRCAIWNDQIKQCVHQNHIIRARPIAHDSQSFTLMFLNSPSGMAEMRSLAITTSGLYSLSVGKIREIFVPFPPLAEQKRIVAKVDELMQMCDLLEENLCQTQQRVEALAASAINHLTV
- a CDS encoding PIN domain-containing protein; this encodes MSGSQNSPTCFVDSNIWLYALIQNQDVKKHEIANQLVQSGAIVISTQVINEVCINLIRKAAFSEQQIYEVVNAFYQMYTVIEPGIEILLNASNLRNNYRLSFWDSLVVASALHAEVGILISEDMQSGLVIEEKLEIMNPFL
- a CDS encoding type I restriction-modification system subunit M, yielding MSLSATIKSIQDIMRKDVGVDGDAQRIGQLGWMLFYKIFSDQDAELEINEEDYESPIPLNLRWHEWADSDRLGKNALTGKDLLELIDGQLFPKLKTLEVDELEGVARERALLLRSVFEDAYNYMKSGTLLRQVVDKINESIDFNQSKTRHLFGDLYEQILKDLQSAGNAGEFYTPRAVTQFAIDMVDPKLGEKVLDPACGTGGFLTYAYEHLKQQAKSTKDLELAKRSILGVEKKQLPHLLCVTNMMVHGIEVPTNVRHDNTLRKPLRDYGREDQVDVVVTNPPFGGMEEDGIERGFPSEFQTRETADLFLVLVMELLKPGGRAAIVLPDGTLFGEGIKTRIKEKLLRDCNLHTIVRLPNGVFSPYTSIRTNVLFFTKGEPTTEVWYYEHPYPPGAKSYSKTKPMKIQEFDAEKAWWNDRQESELAWKVSIETIAANGYNLDIKNPNAIADSHEDPLVLLKQYQEAAAMADQARLDLKTALELCLESSTESR